A window of the Citrus sinensis cultivar Valencia sweet orange chromosome 9, DVS_A1.0, whole genome shotgun sequence genome harbors these coding sequences:
- the LOC102612353 gene encoding protein LURP-one-related 6 has translation MCIYIRVCVCVCGMWMGSFIEANLKESSFYYIYTNYGLIRSYHQMSTKANVIMTPIISKIYCSSSQTLLVVRRRPHVVNGGGFVVTDCSQKIIFRVDGCGVLGTKGELVVRHADGDAVVLIRRKGGVVEALSIHKKWKGYAFDYQGSKKLVFTLKEPPSSSCLVRNSSIRISTETTARSSNFEVKGYFPDRDCIIVDPSGNIVAQIGVKKEIQDLMESKDLYHIVVKPGIDQAFVVGVIATLDYIYGESTRC, from the exons atgtgtatatatatacgtgtgtgtgtgtgtgtgtgtggcaTGTGGATGGGTAGTTTCATTGAAGCCAACTTAAAAGAGAGTTCATTCTATTACATATACACGAATTACGGTTTGATCAGATCATATCATCAAATGAGTACAAAGGCGAATGTGATTATGACGCCGATCATAAGTAAGATATACTGCTCTTCATCTCAGACGTTGCTTGTGGTTAGGAGGAGGCCACACGTAGTCAATGGAGGAGGATTTGTGGTAACAGATTGCAGCCAAAAGATCATTTTCAGGGTTGACGGCTGCGGTGTTCTTGGTACAAAAGGGGAGCTGGTTGTTAGACATGCTGATGGAGATGCCGTCGTTCTCATCCGTCGCAAG GGAGGGGTGGTTGAGGCCCTCAGCATTCATAAAAAATGGAAGGGTTACGCTTTTGACTATCAAGGATCTAAGAAGTTAGTGTTTACCTTAAAAGAACCACCCAGCAGTTCATGTTTAGTGAGGAACAGTTCCATAAGAATCTCCACTGAAACTACAGCCAGAAGCAGCAACTTTGAGGTCAAAGGTTACTTCCCAGATAGAGACTGCATCATTGTTGATCCCAGTGGCAACATTGTAGCTCAG ATTGGAGTGAAGAAAGAAATACAAGACTTGATGGAAAGCAAGGATCTGTATCACATAGTGGTGAAACCGGGGATAGATCAGGCCTTTGTTGTTGGGGTCATTGCCACTCTCGACTATATTTATGGCGAATCTACTAGGTGCTGA
- the LOC102612051 gene encoding uncharacterized protein LOC102612051, translated as MAISGSDTAKQSPQVEVEAVKCDSCGFTEDCTPAYIVRVRDRYKGRWICGLCAEAVKDEVLRSDRLISTEEALDRHISFCKDFRSSSTPPTLSETEHPISVMGRILRRSLDSHSPRALRSNSSGVLPHIEKVKAASPLVRSGSCFSALSR; from the coding sequence ATGGCAATTTCAGGTTCAGATACAGCAAAACAGAGTCCTCAAGTGGAAGTGGAGGCAGTGAAATGTGACTCATGTGGGTTCACAGAGGATTGCACCCCTGCGTATATTGTGCGGGTGAGGGACCGCTACAAGGGGCGCTGGATATGCGGGCTATGTGCCGAGGCTGTGAAGGACGAGGTGCTGAGATCAGATAGGCTCATATCCACCGAAGAAGCTCTGGACCGTCACATCAGCTTCTGCAAGGACTTCAGATCATCGTCGACTCCTCCGACCCTGAGTGAAACGGAGCACCCCATCTCTGTGATGGGAAGAATCTTGAGAAGAAGCTTGGATTCTCATTCTCCGAGAGCCCTCCGCTCCAACTCCAGCGGTGTGTTGCCTCATATTGAAAAGGTTAAGGCTGCTTCCCCGCTGGTTCGATCCGGGAGTTGCTTTTCGGCTCTGTCTCGctga